AAAGCAGATTGCCGCCCTCACCGGCCAGGGTGCCGATCAGACCTGGATGGTGGTTTACGGCACGACCCCAGAGCAGACGTTGCAGCGCCTCGAAGCCCTGGCACCTGAGCTGGCGAAGGCTAAAGATGATCACTGGCTGAAAAATTATCGCCTGCTGCCGCTGGCTTCGCAGGCACAACAGCAGCGTGACCATAAGCTGTTGCAGAGTGCAGCACCAGGGGTGATGAAGGCGTTAAAAGAGGCGGGCGTTCAGGTGGCCGATCCGGATTTGTCTGCCATGACGTTGACGCCACAGCAGTGGCTGTCCAGCCCGAACAGCGAGGGCTGGCGTCTGTTGTGGCTCTCCGTTTCGGCTGGCCGCAGCGGTGTGCTGGTGCCGGTAGAAGGGGTGAGTAACAGCGCCGCTTTAGCCGGCGTGGCGGAAAAACTGCCGGGCGTGAGCTGGATTGACCGTAAGTCCACTTTTGACCAGCTGTTTGCCTTCTACCGGACGCTGCTGGGCTGGCTGCTGGCCGCCGCGCTGGTGGCAATTGCGCTGAGCTATATGGTACGGCTTGGCATGCGCCGGGGGGCAGTCAGCGTACTCCCCTCCGTTCTCTCTCTGGGAGGCGGGCTGTCAGCCCTGGCCCTCTCCGGGCATTCGCTGAACCTGTTTTCTCTGCTGGCGCTGGTGCTGGTGCTGGGGATCGGCATTAATTACACGTTGTTCTTCAGTAATCCCCGTGGCACGCCGATAACCTCTTTACTGGCGGTCACGCTGGCGATGGCCACGACCTTACTGACGCTCGGGATGCTGGTATTCAGCAGTACACAGGCTATTGCCAGCTTCGGTATTGTGCTGTGCAGCGGCATATTTACCGCTTTTCTGCTGGCACCGCTGGCCATGCCGCCCAAAAGGAAAAAAGATGAGAGTGATTGTTGCGGCCTTACTGGCTCTGCTGCTGGCCGGGTGTGCCAGCAAACCCGACAGGGCTAAGCCTGAGGCCTGGCTGAAGCCCGGCGTGAAGGTGACGTTGCCTGCACCAGGCATCGATCCTGCCTTCAATCAGCAGCAGTTACTGACCGGCACCTTTAAAGGTAAAAAGCAGTCACTGCTGGTGCTGTTAAGCGCTGATGATCAACAACTGACGCTGGCCGGGCTGTCGTCGCTGGGGATCCGGTTGTTCAGAGTGACCTACAATCAGTCCGGCATCCATACTGAGCAATCTATTGTGCTGCCGGAAATGCCTCCGGCGAGCCAGGTACTGGCTGATATTATGCTCAGCCACTGGCCGGTTGCGGCATGGCAGGGGCATTTACCCGCGGGCTGGACGTTAAAAGAGAGCGGCGATCGCCGTCAGCTGCGCGACAATAAAGGCCAGCTAATCGCTGAGATCCGCTATATGCAACGCGGATCGCAACGTGAGCCGGTCAGCATTCAGCAGTTTGCTTTCGGTTATCAGATACTTATTCAACATCTGGACTCACAATGATCTACATTTCGGCGGTTGGTATGCTCAGCGCCCTGGGCAAGGATCTCGCAGCAACGGCAGAAAATCTTGCCCGTGGAGTAGCGCCGGGTATGCGGCCTGACGAGGGCTGGCTTCTGCACGGTAAACCCTGCTGGACCGGACGGGTGGACGCAGAGTTGCCAGCCATCCCTGATTCACTGGCCGCGCACCGCAGCCGCAATAATCAGCTGCTGCTGGCCGCACTGCGCCAGATTCAGCCTCAGGTTGATGAAGCTGTCGCGAAATTTGGCCGGGAGCGCGTTGCTGTGGTGTTGGGAACCAGCACCTCAGGACTGGATGAATCGGACAAGCTGGTGAGTGGGCAGGCTGCTGGTTATCACTACTCTCAACAGGAGCTTGGCGATCCTTCCCGCTTCCTGGCTTATCATCTGGCGTTGACCGGCCCGGCTTATACTCTGTCCACCGCCTGTTCTTCCAGTGCCAGAGCGATAATCAGCGGGCAGCGATTGATAGAATCAGGCCTCGCCGATGTGGCGATTGTCGGCGGTGCCGATACCCTCAGCCGGATGCCGATCAACGGCTTTGACAGCCTGGAGTCGCTCTCTCCGGTACGCTGCGCCCCTTTCAGCAAACAGCGCGACGGCATCACTATCGGTGAAGGCGCTGCGCTGATGCTGCTGACAAAAGAGCCTCAGGCCATCGCCGTGCTGGGCACGGGAGAATCCTCAGATGCCTGGCACATGTCTGCTCCGCATCCTCAGGGCGAGGGGGCGATTCGGGCCATCACGATGGCGCTGAAACAGGCGCAGCTGCCTGCCGGTGCGCTGGGATATATCAATCTGCATGGCACCGCTACCCGGCTGAACGATCAGATTGAGGCGGACGTGGTGAACAAAATTTTTGGTAACAGCGTACCTTGCAGCTCGACCAAACATCTGACCGGCCATACGCTGGGCGCGGCCGGTATCTGTGAAGCGGCACTGAGCTGGCTGTTACTGACGCAGCCCATTTCATTGCCGCCGCAGGATTTCACCCTGGCAGAGCAGGATGATACGCTGGCAGATTGTGGGCTGTTAGTGCAGCCGCAACCTTTAACAGGTACTGCGGTGATGAGTAACTCTTTCGCCTTTGGCGGCAACAATACCTGCCTGATTTTAGGAAAGACTGATGGTTGAATACAGCACGGCGGCAGAGTATCTGCCGCATGAAGCGCCAATGGTGCTGGTGGATAAGGTGATTTCAGTCAGCGAAGAGCGCGCCTGCTGTCAGGTTAAGATAGAAGAGGGCATCTTAAGCCCGTTTCTTAACCCGCAGGGGGCGCTTCCCGCCTGGTTTGGCATTGAGATTATCGCCCAGACTATCGGTGTCTGGTCTGGCTGGCATGGCCGCCAGCTTCACGACAATAAACCTGCACCCGGAATGCTGCTGGGGGGCCGTGGATACCGCTGCAAGGCGGCTGTTTTTCCGGCCGGTGCCACGCTTGAGGTGACGGTAACGCTGCTGATGCGCGATGAGAAAATTGGCAGTTTCGAAGGGCTGATTACCCTTGATGGCGAACTTTATGCCAGCGGCAGGCTGAACACTTATCAGCCCGATCGCCATGAACTACACCAACTTTTGCAACAGGGTAATAACGGATGACGCGTTCTGTACTGGTCACAGGTGGCAGTAAAGGCATTGGCAGGGCGATAGCTCTGCGCCTTGCCACCGAAGGTTTCACCGTCGTTGTGCATTATCACAGCGACCGCGCCGGGGCAGAAGAGACCCTGAGTCAACTGCAACAGGCGGGGGGCAATGGCCGCTGTCTGGGATTTGATATTGCCAACAGAGAGCAATGTCGCACGCTGATTGAGCAGGACATTACCGATCACGGAGCCTATTACGGCGTGGTCAGCAATGCCGGGATTACGCGCGATGGTGCTTTTCCGGCTCTGAGCGAAGA
This genomic window from Erwinia sp. E_sp_B01_1 contains:
- a CDS encoding DUF3261 domain-containing protein, which codes for MRVIVAALLALLLAGCASKPDRAKPEAWLKPGVKVTLPAPGIDPAFNQQQLLTGTFKGKKQSLLVLLSADDQQLTLAGLSSLGIRLFRVTYNQSGIHTEQSIVLPEMPPASQVLADIMLSHWPVAAWQGHLPAGWTLKESGDRRQLRDNKGQLIAEIRYMQRGSQREPVSIQQFAFGYQILIQHLDSQ
- a CDS encoding beta-ketoacyl-[acyl-carrier-protein] synthase family protein, which translates into the protein MIYISAVGMLSALGKDLAATAENLARGVAPGMRPDEGWLLHGKPCWTGRVDAELPAIPDSLAAHRSRNNQLLLAALRQIQPQVDEAVAKFGRERVAVVLGTSTSGLDESDKLVSGQAAGYHYSQQELGDPSRFLAYHLALTGPAYTLSTACSSSARAIISGQRLIESGLADVAIVGGADTLSRMPINGFDSLESLSPVRCAPFSKQRDGITIGEGAALMLLTKEPQAIAVLGTGESSDAWHMSAPHPQGEGAIRAITMALKQAQLPAGALGYINLHGTATRLNDQIEADVVNKIFGNSVPCSSTKHLTGHTLGAAGICEAALSWLLLTQPISLPPQDFTLAEQDDTLADCGLLVQPQPLTGTAVMSNSFAFGGNNTCLILGKTDG
- a CDS encoding hotdog family protein, producing MVEYSTAAEYLPHEAPMVLVDKVISVSEERACCQVKIEEGILSPFLNPQGALPAWFGIEIIAQTIGVWSGWHGRQLHDNKPAPGMLLGGRGYRCKAAVFPAGATLEVTVTLLMRDEKIGSFEGLITLDGELYASGRLNTYQPDRHELHQLLQQGNNG